Proteins from one Bacteroides zhangwenhongii genomic window:
- a CDS encoding TonB-dependent receptor — protein sequence MNKGTATLAEIIRQIEKQTDYLFIYNEREVSLKRKVAISTPNGTVASLLMDALKGTEFSYTMEGKHIILTKKQAEGLTPTQHKKRVTGLVKETSGEVVVGCNVTVKGTTIGTITDINGKYSLEVPEHATLVFSFLGYKSMEYPVKAQQNINVTLSEDSKALNEVVVVGYGTQRKALVTNAISSFKPTESNMRPVLSPSELLQGRVAGVTVSTGSGNLGSSERMSIRGAASLSASNEPLYVVDGIPILNSNASLFNMGENLSSMAVLNLTDIESIEVLKDAASAAIYGSRATNGVVVITTKSGKEGRSDIRLNVSTGISKFANKGRIKYADSDLYVETYNDGVERYNRQNGYTVGTSGYVVPISNPFQGMPDTDWLDLITQVGHSYNVDLSFSGGSKKTKFYVGANYNYQEGIIKTNDITKINLKAKISHEMTSWLEVGANVSGNYLKNNRVPGANIGSTIVARAVEQRPFDRPYKPNGDYYLGGTDELTRHNPLQILNEEVSYIDTYRYLGTFNADLKYKKFSLKNSVSTDIGYTYDYVYYNENHPYGAGGGRIVEYNRLVKNILIENIFNYNDKFGDFEAGLMLGHSFQKMSTRTSSIDGRGFPSPVFDTVGTASEIYDASGGLSEFAMESYFGRVNLSYLDRYILNMTMRTDGSSRFAPSDRYGYFPSVSLGWNVSKEPFWKFDRTDLKFRLSYGKTGNQDGIGNYAWQPLMSGGINYGNNSGMAVTSMGNNTLTWETADQYDFGFDLGFWNGKLNMIADVYLKNTNNLLYSMPLHGTSGFTSVTSNIGSMRNYGVEFSINGHMNLGKVNWTSSFNISHNKNKLTKLLGDDLLPIGSNRALKVGEELGAFYLFKMDGIYQYDGEVPQPLYDLGVRAGDVKYHDVDNNGIINDSDRQLVGSSNPDFFGGWNNTFKYKGFQLDVFFTYMYGNDVYAEWAVTATRPGYRMAITEDAAKNRWTAPGSSNKYPRAVNTLCGHNSKNSTRFLEDGSFIRLRSLTFSYTFPQVMLQKIRMKGLRLYVQGDNLLLFSKYSGWDPEVSKNMDPQYFGVDLYGVPPSRSVNFGINLSF from the coding sequence ATGAATAAAGGAACCGCAACACTGGCTGAGATTATCAGACAGATTGAAAAGCAAACGGACTATTTGTTTATTTACAACGAACGTGAGGTTAGCCTGAAACGCAAAGTGGCTATTTCCACTCCGAACGGGACGGTGGCAAGTCTGTTGATGGATGCGTTGAAAGGTACGGAGTTCTCCTACACGATGGAAGGAAAGCACATCATTCTTACCAAGAAGCAAGCGGAGGGACTGACTCCCACGCAACACAAGAAAAGAGTAACCGGGCTTGTGAAGGAAACTTCCGGGGAGGTGGTTGTGGGATGTAATGTGACCGTGAAGGGTACTACGATAGGTACTATTACCGATATAAACGGTAAATATAGCCTTGAAGTGCCCGAGCATGCTACATTGGTCTTTTCTTTTTTGGGATACAAGAGTATGGAATATCCGGTGAAAGCGCAGCAGAACATCAATGTCACGTTGAGTGAAGATTCAAAGGCATTGAATGAAGTAGTTGTGGTTGGTTACGGAACGCAACGCAAAGCATTGGTTACCAATGCTATCAGTTCCTTCAAACCGACAGAGTCGAATATGCGTCCGGTGCTCAGTCCGAGCGAACTGTTGCAAGGACGCGTAGCGGGTGTCACGGTATCGACAGGTTCCGGCAACTTGGGAAGTTCCGAACGGATGAGTATTCGTGGAGCCGCTTCATTGAGCGCCAGCAATGAGCCGCTTTACGTAGTGGACGGAATACCTATTCTCAACAGCAACGCTTCTCTATTTAACATGGGAGAGAATCTAAGTTCGATGGCAGTGTTGAATCTGACGGATATCGAATCCATCGAAGTTCTGAAAGATGCGGCTTCTGCTGCTATCTACGGATCGCGGGCTACCAACGGTGTAGTTGTGATAACGACCAAATCCGGCAAGGAAGGCCGTTCGGACATCCGCTTGAATGTCAGTACGGGCATCTCTAAATTTGCCAATAAAGGACGGATCAAATATGCGGATTCCGATTTATACGTAGAGACCTATAATGACGGAGTGGAGCGTTACAATCGTCAGAACGGATATACCGTAGGGACTTCCGGTTATGTCGTTCCTATCTCAAATCCTTTTCAGGGAATGCCGGATACGGACTGGCTGGATCTGATTACTCAGGTAGGACATTCTTATAATGTAGACTTGTCTTTCTCCGGTGGCAGCAAGAAAACGAAGTTTTATGTCGGGGCGAACTACAATTATCAGGAAGGTATCATCAAAACAAACGATATAACCAAAATCAACTTGAAGGCGAAAATCAGTCATGAAATGACTTCATGGTTGGAGGTCGGCGCCAACGTTAGTGGCAATTATCTGAAAAACAACCGGGTGCCGGGTGCCAATATCGGTTCTACTATCGTGGCCCGTGCTGTGGAACAGCGTCCTTTCGACCGTCCGTACAAGCCGAATGGTGACTATTATTTGGGAGGAACCGATGAGTTGACGCGTCACAATCCGCTTCAGATATTGAACGAGGAAGTGTCCTATATTGACACATACCGTTATCTGGGCACATTCAACGCTGACCTGAAATATAAGAAGTTCAGCTTGAAAAACTCCGTCAGCACCGATATCGGATATACGTATGACTATGTTTATTATAATGAGAACCACCCGTATGGAGCCGGTGGCGGACGTATCGTCGAGTACAATCGGCTGGTGAAGAACATATTGATAGAGAATATCTTCAATTATAATGATAAGTTCGGTGATTTTGAAGCCGGCTTGATGTTGGGACATTCGTTTCAGAAGATGTCCACGCGTACTTCCTCCATCGATGGTCGCGGATTCCCTTCTCCGGTGTTTGATACGGTGGGCACCGCTTCCGAGATTTATGACGCTTCGGGCGGTTTGTCGGAGTTTGCTATGGAATCCTACTTCGGACGTGTCAATCTCTCTTATTTGGACCGTTACATCCTGAATATGACGATGCGTACGGATGGTTCTTCCCGTTTTGCTCCTTCGGACCGTTATGGATACTTCCCTTCCGTTTCCTTAGGATGGAATGTTTCAAAAGAACCTTTCTGGAAGTTTGACCGGACAGACTTGAAGTTCCGTTTGAGTTACGGTAAGACAGGTAATCAGGATGGTATCGGCAATTATGCATGGCAGCCGCTGATGTCCGGAGGTATCAACTACGGAAATAATAGCGGTATGGCTGTCACCAGTATGGGAAATAATACACTGACATGGGAGACTGCCGACCAATACGACTTTGGTTTCGATCTTGGTTTTTGGAACGGAAAGTTGAATATGATTGCGGACGTTTATCTGAAGAATACGAACAATCTGCTGTATTCGATGCCTCTGCACGGAACAAGTGGTTTCACTAGTGTCACGAGTAATATCGGCTCGATGCGCAATTATGGCGTGGAATTTTCTATCAACGGGCACATGAATCTGGGAAAAGTGAATTGGACTTCTTCTTTCAATATTTCCCACAATAAGAACAAACTGACTAAGTTGTTGGGAGACGACCTGCTCCCGATTGGCTCTAACCGTGCCTTGAAGGTGGGTGAGGAACTCGGAGCGTTCTATCTGTTTAAGATGGACGGCATTTACCAGTATGACGGCGAAGTGCCGCAGCCGTTGTACGACTTGGGAGTACGTGCCGGTGACGTGAAATACCATGATGTGGATAATAACGGTATTATCAATGACTCGGACCGCCAGTTGGTGGGTTCTTCCAATCCGGATTTCTTTGGCGGATGGAACAATACTTTCAAATATAAAGGCTTCCAACTGGACGTGTTCTTCACCTACATGTATGGCAACGATGTATATGCCGAATGGGCGGTGACGGCCACCCGTCCGGGATATCGTATGGCCATTACGGAGGATGCGGCAAAGAACCGCTGGACTGCTCCGGGAAGCTCGAACAAATATCCCCGTGCGGTTAATACGCTTTGTGGACATAATAGCAAGAACTCCACCCGTTTTCTGGAGGACGGCTCTTTTATCCGCTTGCGTTCGTTGACATTCAGTTACACCTTCCCGCAAGTGATGTTGCAGAAGATCCGGATGAAGGGACTTCGCCTGTATGTTCAGGGAGATAACCTGCTGTTGTTTTCCAAATACTCCGGTTGGGATCCTGAAGTGAGTAAGAATATGGACCCGCAGTACTTCGGAGTCGATCTCTATGGAGTGCCGCCTTCCCGTTCGGTCAATTTCGGAATAAACCTTAGTTTCTAA
- the recJ gene encoding single-stranded-DNA-specific exonuclease RecJ, with product MNHKWNYRPITPEQAETSQILAQELGISPILGQLLVQRGITKAADAKKFFRPQLPDLHDPFLMKDMDVAVERLNKAMGKKERILIYGDYDVDGTTAVALVYKFIQQFYSNLDYYIPDRYNEGYGISKKGVDYAAETGVGLIIVLDCGIKAVEEITYAKEKGIDFIICDHHVPDEVLPPAVAILNAKRLDNTYPYTHLSGCGVGFKFMQAFAISNGIEFHHLIPLLDIVAVSIASDIVPIMGENRILAFHGLKQLNSNPSTGMKAIIDVCGLSEKEITVSDIVFKIGPRINASGRIQNGKEAVDLLTEKDFSVALEKAGQINQYNETRKDLDKSMTEEANNIVANLDGLADRRSIVIYNEEWHKGVIGIVASRLTEVYYRPAVVLTRTDDMATGSARSVSGFDVYKAIEHCRDLLENFGGHTYAAGLSMKVENVEEFTRRFEEYVSQHILPEQTSAVIDIDAEIDFRDISSKFFNDLKRFNPFGPDNMKPIFCTHHVYDYGTSKVVGRDQEHIKLELVDNKSNNVMNGIAFGQSSHVRYIKTKRSFDICYTIEENTHKRGEVQLQIEDIKPIE from the coding sequence ATGAATCACAAATGGAATTATCGACCCATTACACCCGAACAGGCAGAGACAAGCCAGATATTGGCCCAAGAATTAGGGATTAGCCCGATACTTGGACAACTTTTGGTGCAACGGGGAATTACGAAAGCGGCAGACGCTAAGAAATTCTTCCGTCCGCAATTGCCCGACCTGCACGACCCATTCCTGATGAAGGATATGGACGTTGCAGTAGAACGTCTGAACAAGGCGATGGGAAAGAAAGAACGTATTCTAATTTATGGAGATTATGACGTAGACGGCACTACTGCGGTAGCATTGGTCTACAAGTTTATTCAACAGTTCTATTCGAACCTTGACTATTATATACCCGACCGTTACAATGAAGGGTATGGCATTTCTAAAAAAGGAGTGGACTATGCCGCCGAAACCGGTGTAGGCCTTATTATTGTACTCGATTGCGGCATAAAGGCTGTGGAGGAAATCACTTATGCCAAAGAGAAAGGAATCGACTTTATCATCTGCGACCATCATGTGCCGGATGAGGTGCTTCCACCTGCCGTAGCCATTCTGAATGCCAAGCGCTTGGACAATACGTATCCGTACACACACCTTTCCGGTTGCGGGGTCGGTTTCAAATTTATGCAGGCGTTCGCCATCAGCAACGGCATCGAGTTTCATCATCTGATTCCGCTGCTCGACATCGTGGCGGTAAGTATCGCATCGGATATCGTGCCCATCATGGGTGAAAACCGTATTCTCGCCTTTCATGGGTTGAAGCAGCTGAACAGCAACCCGAGTACCGGAATGAAAGCGATCATCGATGTATGCGGACTATCCGAAAAAGAGATTACCGTCAGCGATATCGTATTCAAAATAGGACCGCGCATCAACGCATCGGGACGCATTCAGAACGGGAAAGAAGCGGTAGACTTACTCACCGAAAAAGATTTCTCGGTAGCGCTGGAGAAAGCCGGACAAATTAATCAATACAACGAGACTCGTAAAGACCTCGACAAGAGTATGACGGAAGAGGCGAACAATATCGTCGCCAATCTGGACGGGCTTGCCGACCGCCGCTCTATCGTGATCTACAACGAAGAGTGGCACAAGGGAGTGATCGGTATTGTGGCTTCCCGACTGACAGAAGTCTACTATCGCCCGGCTGTAGTGCTAACCCGGACGGACGACATGGCGACAGGTTCCGCACGTTCCGTTTCCGGCTTCGATGTATATAAAGCAATCGAACATTGCCGCGACCTGCTGGAGAACTTTGGAGGACATACGTATGCTGCCGGACTATCCATGAAAGTAGAAAACGTGGAAGAGTTCACCAGACGATTTGAAGAATACGTCTCGCAGCATATTTTACCGGAGCAGACCAGTGCCGTAATCGACATTGATGCGGAGATAGATTTCAGAGACATTTCATCCAAGTTCTTCAATGATCTGAAAAGATTCAATCCTTTCGGTCCTGACAACATGAAACCTATTTTCTGTACGCACCATGTCTACGACTACGGAACAAGCAAGGTGGTGGGACGTGATCAGGAGCACATCAAACTGGAACTGGTGGATAATAAATCGAACAATGTAATGAACGGCATTGCTTTCGGGCAAAGTTCGCACGTACGTTATATCAAGACGAAACGCTCGTTCGACATCTGCTACACCATCGAAGAAAACACGCATAAGCGTGGCGAAGTCCAACTTCAAATTGAAGATATAAAGCCGATTGAATAA
- a CDS encoding RNA polymerase sigma-70 factor — MRRPDNTINTSMPFDDIYLEYYQRCFLFAKSYLQDEMLSKDIASEAMITLWTTMKTEEVKNVRSFLMTVVKNQALNHLRNEHLRMEARESILADELYELDFRIASLDSSDPNRLFSEEIVEIVNRTLGELPEKTRKAFVMSRYQNKSVKEIAGLLNVTVKGADYHIGKALQALRKSLKDYLSSFLFF, encoded by the coding sequence ATGAGAAGACCGGATAATACAATAAACACTAGTATGCCATTTGATGATATCTATCTAGAGTATTATCAACGCTGCTTTTTGTTTGCCAAATCTTATCTTCAAGATGAAATGCTATCCAAAGACATAGCCTCCGAGGCAATGATCACCTTATGGACCACGATGAAGACGGAAGAGGTGAAAAATGTTCGTTCTTTCCTGATGACCGTAGTTAAAAACCAGGCCTTGAACCATCTGCGCAATGAACACTTACGTATGGAAGCTCGTGAAAGCATATTGGCGGATGAACTTTATGAGCTTGATTTCCGTATTGCATCGTTGGACTCTTCCGATCCGAACCGGCTCTTCTCGGAAGAAATCGTTGAGATTGTAAACCGTACTTTGGGAGAACTGCCGGAGAAGACAAGAAAGGCATTTGTGATGAGCAGGTATCAGAATAAATCGGTGAAGGAGATTGCCGGATTATTGAATGTTACGGTGAAAGGAGCGGATTACCATATTGGGAAAGCGCTCCAAGCCTTGAGGAAAAGTCTCAAGGATTACCTTTCCTCTTTCCTCTTTTTCTAA
- a CDS encoding FecR domain-containing protein, whose translation METKLLNKYIAGDVLPEEKKEVARWLKESEEHREQLMQLRHIYDATVWNANLKEEKPEKKKTVTHYLRTSIKIAAVVAMLAFILHKEYQEYRLEHSTEMQVMTVPAGQRASLVLADGTTVWLNSNSILKYPAAGFHSKERKVLLEGEGYFEVAHDEKHPFIVETEKYNVRVLGTTFNVSAYPDSDLFETSLIEGKVTVYQPDTQNEVTLQPNEKVETRDGKLSKETFTSDHAFLWRIGVYSFKNEPLEAVFKKLEQYYEVRIINKNIEIASRPCTGKFRQKEGIEHVVKVLQKYVGFDYTLDEENNQIIIY comes from the coding sequence ATGGAGACGAAACTATTAAATAAATATATTGCCGGTGATGTCCTTCCAGAAGAAAAGAAGGAAGTGGCACGTTGGCTGAAAGAGAGCGAAGAACACCGTGAGCAGTTGATGCAACTACGCCATATCTATGATGCGACTGTCTGGAATGCTAATCTGAAGGAAGAAAAACCGGAAAAGAAAAAGACCGTGACTCATTATCTTCGGACCTCCATAAAGATAGCCGCTGTTGTTGCTATGCTTGCCTTTATTCTTCATAAAGAATATCAGGAATACCGGTTGGAACACTCTACGGAAATGCAGGTGATGACCGTTCCCGCTGGGCAAAGAGCCAGTCTGGTTCTGGCTGACGGAACAACCGTTTGGCTGAACTCGAATTCCATTTTGAAATATCCTGCTGCCGGATTCCACTCCAAAGAGAGGAAAGTGCTGTTGGAAGGCGAAGGATATTTTGAGGTAGCGCATGATGAGAAACATCCTTTCATTGTTGAGACGGAGAAATATAACGTCAGAGTGTTGGGAACCACGTTCAATGTTTCCGCCTATCCGGATTCCGATCTGTTTGAAACCTCTTTGATAGAAGGTAAGGTTACCGTGTATCAGCCCGATACACAGAATGAAGTCACACTGCAACCTAATGAGAAAGTAGAAACGAGAGATGGAAAACTTAGTAAGGAGACCTTTACGTCGGATCATGCTTTCTTGTGGAGGATAGGTGTGTATTCTTTCAAGAATGAGCCGCTGGAAGCTGTATTCAAGAAACTGGAGCAATATTATGAAGTGCGTATTATCAACAAGAACATTGAAATTGCTTCTCGTCCGTGTACGGGTAAATTCCGTCAGAAAGAGGGGATAGAGCACGTGGTAAAGGTATTGCAGAAGTATGTCGGCTTCGACTATACTTTGGATGAAGAGAACAATCAGATAATTATCTATTAA
- a CDS encoding tetratricopeptide repeat protein, translating into MPNFFKSFFSGKSETPESEKQKNDRKRFEIFKYDGLRAQRMGRPDYAVKCFTEALAIEEDFETLGYLSQLYVQLGETAKARELLEKMAVMEPHVTNTFLTLANVCFIQEDYQAMEEAANKAIAIEEGNAVAHYLLGKARKGQDDDLMTIAHLTKAITLKDDFIEARLLRAEALLKMKQYKEVMEDVDAILAQNPEEETAILLRGKVKEDNGESEEAEKDYRLVTEINPFNEQAYLYLGLLYISQKKLTEAIGLFDEAIELNPNFAEAYKERGRAKLLNGDKDGSIEDMKKSLELNPKDEAGLNGEFKNLGAKPETLPGIF; encoded by the coding sequence ATGCCGAACTTTTTTAAATCTTTCTTCTCCGGGAAATCGGAGACACCGGAAAGTGAAAAGCAGAAAAACGACCGGAAAAGATTCGAGATCTTCAAATATGACGGTTTGCGCGCGCAACGCATGGGACGCCCGGATTATGCCGTAAAATGTTTCACGGAAGCCCTTGCCATTGAGGAGGATTTCGAGACATTGGGATATCTCAGCCAACTCTACGTCCAATTGGGAGAAACGGCAAAGGCCCGCGAACTTTTGGAGAAAATGGCTGTAATGGAACCTCATGTTACCAATACTTTCCTGACATTGGCGAATGTATGCTTCATTCAGGAAGATTATCAGGCTATGGAAGAGGCAGCCAACAAAGCCATCGCCATCGAAGAAGGAAATGCCGTAGCGCATTATCTGCTGGGAAAAGCCCGCAAAGGCCAGGACGACGACCTGATGACTATCGCCCACCTCACCAAAGCTATCACCTTGAAGGATGATTTCATCGAAGCCCGCCTGTTACGCGCAGAAGCCTTATTGAAAATGAAACAATACAAAGAGGTAATGGAGGATGTAGATGCCATATTGGCTCAGAATCCGGAAGAAGAAACGGCGATACTCCTGCGTGGAAAGGTGAAGGAAGACAACGGAGAGTCCGAAGAAGCGGAAAAGGATTATCGACTTGTCACGGAAATAAATCCTTTCAACGAGCAGGCGTACCTCTATCTGGGACTACTTTACATCAGTCAGAAGAAACTGACGGAAGCTATCGGACTCTTTGACGAAGCCATTGAGTTGAATCCGAACTTCGCAGAAGCTTATAAGGAACGCGGACGTGCCAAATTGTTAAATGGCGACAAGGACGGTTCTATCGAGGACATGAAGAAATCATTGGAGCTGAACCCGAAAGATGAAGCCGGTTTGAACGGTGAATTCAAGAATCTGGGAGCAAAGCCGGAAACTCTTCCGGGTATCTTCTAA
- a CDS encoding RecQ family ATP-dependent DNA helicase, with protein MNKYQEILKQYWGYDSFRDLQEEIITSIGEGKDTLGLMPTGGGKSITFQVPALAQEGICIVITPLIALMKDQVQNLRKRGIMALAVYSGMTRQEILTALENCIFGDYKFLYISPERLDTEIFRTKLKAMKVSMITVDESHCISQWGYDFRPAYLKIAEIRELLPGVPVLALTATATPEVVKDIQNRLNFHEGNVFRMSFERKNLAYIVRKTDNKTNELLHILRKIPGSAIIYVRNRRRTKEITELLVNEDITADFYHAGLDNAVKDLRQKRWQNGEVRVMVATNAFGMGIDKPDVRIVLHLDLPDSPEAYFQEAGRAGRDGEKAYAVILYAKSDKTTLHKRVADTFPDKEYILDVYEHLQYYYQMAMGDGFQCVREFNLEEFCRKFKYFPVPVDSALKILTQAGYLEYTDEQDNASRILFTIRRDELYKLREMGKETEALIQTILRSYTGVFTDYAYISEASLSIRTGLTREQIYNILVTLTKRRIVDYIPHKKTPYIIYTRERQELRFVHIPPSVYEERKARYETRIKAMEDYVTSENVCRSRMLLRYFGEKNEHNCGQCDICLSHRATDSLSDDSFEELKRRMTGLLIQKPLTPAEIANNMEAEKEKVGEVIRYLLEEGEWKMQDGMIHISK; from the coding sequence TTGAATAAGTATCAGGAGATATTGAAACAATACTGGGGGTATGACTCCTTCCGCGACTTGCAGGAGGAGATCATTACCAGTATCGGCGAAGGCAAAGATACATTGGGGCTTATGCCGACAGGCGGTGGAAAGTCCATCACCTTCCAAGTGCCTGCTCTCGCTCAAGAAGGTATTTGCATCGTCATTACCCCCCTCATTGCCTTGATGAAAGATCAAGTGCAGAACCTGCGCAAACGGGGAATCATGGCGCTTGCCGTATATTCCGGCATGACGCGCCAGGAGATTCTCACCGCACTGGAGAATTGTATCTTCGGTGATTACAAATTCCTCTATATTTCTCCGGAACGTCTGGATACGGAGATTTTCCGCACCAAACTGAAGGCGATGAAAGTCTCCATGATCACAGTAGACGAAAGTCACTGTATCTCCCAATGGGGATATGACTTCCGGCCTGCCTATCTGAAAATTGCGGAAATACGGGAACTCCTGCCTGGAGTTCCGGTGCTGGCACTGACCGCAACCGCTACACCGGAAGTAGTAAAGGATATTCAGAATCGTCTGAACTTCCATGAAGGCAATGTCTTCCGCATGAGTTTTGAACGGAAGAACCTGGCGTACATCGTCCGCAAGACAGACAACAAGACGAACGAGTTATTGCATATCTTACGGAAAATACCGGGTAGCGCCATCATTTATGTCCGCAACAGGCGACGGACAAAAGAAATCACCGAACTGCTGGTGAACGAAGATATTACCGCTGATTTCTATCATGCCGGACTGGATAATGCAGTGAAAGACCTCCGCCAGAAACGCTGGCAAAACGGGGAAGTCCGCGTAATGGTAGCCACCAATGCTTTCGGAATGGGTATTGACAAGCCGGATGTCCGCATTGTCCTTCATCTTGATCTCCCCGATTCTCCGGAAGCGTATTTTCAAGAGGCCGGGCGGGCGGGCAGAGACGGGGAAAAGGCATACGCTGTCATTCTATATGCCAAATCCGATAAGACTACCCTGCACAAACGGGTGGCAGACACCTTCCCCGACAAAGAGTATATTCTCGATGTTTACGAGCATTTGCAATATTACTATCAGATGGCGATGGGCGACGGTTTCCAATGTGTCCGCGAATTTAATCTGGAAGAATTCTGCCGGAAATTCAAATACTTTCCGGTCCCGGTAGACAGTGCACTGAAGATACTGACGCAAGCCGGTTATCTGGAATATACGGACGAACAGGATAATGCTTCCCGCATCCTTTTTACGATTCGCCGGGACGAGCTGTACAAACTACGGGAGATGGGAAAAGAAACCGAAGCGCTGATACAGACAATCCTTCGTTCCTACACAGGGGTATTCACGGATTATGCCTATATCAGCGAGGCTTCACTGTCGATACGCACAGGGCTGACACGCGAACAGATCTATAACATCCTGGTGACATTGACCAAACGCCGCATCGTGGATTATATTCCACACAAAAAGACACCTTATATTATATATACGCGCGAACGGCAGGAACTGCGTTTTGTACATATTCCTCCCTCTGTCTACGAAGAACGGAAAGCAAGGTACGAAACGCGCATCAAGGCGATGGAGGATTATGTCACTTCAGAAAACGTATGTCGGAGCCGGATGCTGCTCCGCTACTTCGGAGAGAAAAACGAACATAATTGCGGCCAATGCGATATCTGCCTCAGCCACCGCGCCACAGACAGTCTGTCCGATGACTCCTTTGAAGAATTAAAGAGGCGAATGACCGGACTGCTCATTCAAAAACCGCTTACTCCGGCAGAAATAGCCAATAACATGGAAGCGGAGAAAGAAAAGGTTGGAGAGGTTATCCGCTATTTATTGGAGGAAGGCGAATGGAAGATGCAGGATGGAATGATACATATATCAAAATAA
- a CDS encoding prephenate dehydratase, translating to MKKIAIQGTLGSYHDIAAHKYFEGEEIELICCANFEDVFTSIRKDSQVIGMLAIENTIAGSLLHNNELLRQSGTQIIGEYKLRISHSFVCLPDESWEDLTEVNSHPIALMQCREFLNQHPQLKVVEGEDTARSAEIIKNENLKGHAAICSKAAAERYGMKVLQEGIETNKHNFTRFLVVADPWQADELRQHHANATNKASMVFTLPHTEGSLSQVLSILSFYNINLTKIQSLPIIGREWEYQFYVDVAFNDYLRYKQSIAAITPLTKELKTLGEYAEGKSNV from the coding sequence ATGAAAAAGATAGCAATTCAGGGAACATTAGGTTCCTACCATGATATCGCCGCACACAAGTACTTCGAAGGGGAAGAAATAGAGCTAATCTGCTGCGCCAACTTCGAGGACGTGTTTACTTCGATACGAAAAGACAGCCAGGTAATCGGAATGCTCGCCATCGAAAATACAATTGCGGGAAGCTTGTTGCACAACAATGAGTTGTTGAGACAAAGCGGCACACAAATTATCGGCGAATACAAATTGCGTATCTCACACAGTTTTGTCTGCCTTCCCGACGAAAGCTGGGAAGACCTGACGGAAGTAAATTCCCACCCTATCGCCCTGATGCAATGTCGCGAATTCCTGAACCAACATCCGCAACTGAAAGTAGTAGAGGGTGAGGATACGGCACGCAGCGCGGAAATCATCAAGAACGAGAACTTGAAAGGACACGCCGCCATCTGTTCCAAAGCGGCAGCCGAGCGTTACGGTATGAAGGTGCTTCAAGAAGGAATCGAGACAAACAAACACAACTTCACCCGTTTTCTGGTAGTTGCCGATCCCTGGCAGGCGGATGAGCTCCGCCAACATCATGCGAATGCTACCAACAAGGCAAGCATGGTATTCACCTTGCCGCATACGGAGGGCAGTTTGTCACAAGTGTTGTCCATCCTGTCTTTTTATAATATTAACCTGACCAAGATACAATCGTTACCGATCATCGGACGTGAATGGGAATACCAGTTTTATGTAGATGTGGCTTTCAACGATTATCTGAGATATAAGCAGTCCATTGCAGCAATCACTCCATTAACCAAAGAACTCAAAACATTAGGCGAATATGCAGAAGGAAAGTCAAATGTATAA